A single window of Paenibacillus sp. FSL H8-0537 DNA harbors:
- a CDS encoding extracellular solute-binding protein: MNKVKLLLAALLSVQLLTSCDYSSGTNKESSNRLEGGTIYEEPALSPYNPAIELTFARESDDSLEDLISQLPGETFENNRWIRLYEQVLGIKINYEWIAKGDLYHQKLSGAFASGNIPDVVKVNAQQLRMLSNAGLIQDLSEAYEQYGSSFTREILSQEGTGPFEAATVEGKLMGIPETSSSIEGAMFIWLRTDWLNKVGLEPPKTMDDVLAISKAFTENDPDQNGIHDTFGLAVTQYLFDPVMGLTGFMAGYKAYPNIWMKDASGKLLYGGIQPEVKEALKVLQNMYRDGQIDSEFALKDGLKEEKLIAEGKVGMLYGEQWGSFTVQSSRANEPNAEWQAFPIVSVSGEAPKVPLRFNTSHFFAVRKGYPHPEAIVKLFNLHLEKNWGGTAEYETYYSSPFPVWKLSPVTPFPAMKNLEAYRQIAEAGGNGDHSVLKDEASFIYKNIEISRSGNANKESSWGWERTYGPSGAFSILDQYMKKDQLLYESFVGPPTETMLVKQAILYNLQIDTFINIILGSSIDEFDRFVDDWNKLGGSSTTAEVNQWYAERGSNLK, translated from the coding sequence ATGAACAAGGTCAAGCTTTTGCTTGCTGCATTATTGTCTGTTCAACTCCTAACGTCATGCGATTATAGCAGCGGCACTAATAAAGAAAGCTCGAACAGGCTTGAAGGAGGGACTATTTATGAAGAGCCCGCGCTAAGCCCATATAATCCAGCTATTGAACTAACCTTTGCAAGAGAAAGCGACGATAGCTTAGAGGATTTAATCAGCCAATTGCCGGGAGAAACATTCGAGAATAATAGGTGGATTCGTCTATATGAACAGGTGCTTGGCATTAAAATCAATTATGAATGGATCGCCAAGGGTGACCTTTATCATCAGAAGCTAAGCGGGGCCTTTGCTTCAGGAAATATTCCCGATGTCGTCAAAGTCAATGCGCAGCAGCTGAGGATGCTCAGCAATGCTGGACTGATTCAGGATTTGTCTGAAGCTTATGAGCAATATGGCTCATCGTTTACGAGGGAAATTTTAAGCCAAGAGGGGACAGGGCCTTTTGAAGCAGCAACGGTTGAAGGGAAGCTGATGGGAATACCAGAGACCAGCTCTTCTATTGAAGGGGCGATGTTTATATGGCTGCGTACAGATTGGTTAAACAAAGTGGGATTAGAACCGCCGAAAACCATGGACGACGTGTTAGCTATTTCGAAAGCGTTTACAGAAAATGACCCTGACCAAAACGGCATTCATGATACGTTTGGCCTAGCAGTGACTCAGTATTTATTTGATCCCGTTATGGGATTGACAGGCTTTATGGCTGGCTATAAGGCTTATCCTAATATATGGATGAAGGACGCGTCGGGAAAACTCTTATATGGCGGGATTCAACCAGAAGTGAAAGAGGCGTTAAAGGTTCTTCAAAATATGTATCGGGATGGTCAAATTGATAGCGAATTTGCTCTTAAGGATGGCTTGAAAGAAGAAAAGCTAATTGCTGAGGGGAAAGTTGGCATGCTTTATGGAGAGCAATGGGGGTCTTTTACGGTTCAATCAAGCCGTGCTAATGAACCAAATGCGGAGTGGCAGGCCTTTCCGATCGTTTCTGTATCAGGAGAAGCACCAAAGGTTCCGCTGCGGTTCAACACCAGCCATTTTTTTGCCGTCAGAAAAGGGTATCCGCATCCTGAAGCAATCGTTAAGCTTTTTAATTTGCATCTGGAGAAGAACTGGGGTGGGACAGCGGAATATGAAACCTATTACAGCTCCCCGTTTCCGGTCTGGAAGCTTTCTCCAGTGACGCCGTTCCCGGCAATGAAGAATCTGGAGGCGTATCGCCAAATAGCTGAGGCTGGCGGAAACGGCGATCATTCGGTCTTAAAGGATGAAGCCAGTTTCATCTATAAAAATATCGAAATTTCCCGTTCCGGAAATGCGAATAAAGAGTCAAGCTGGGGCTGGGAGCGGACCTATGGGCCATCTGGTGCTTTTTCCATCCTTGACCAATATATGAAGAAAGACCAGCTATTATACGAAAGCTTTGTAGGACCACCAACGGAAACGATGCTTGTGAAGCAAGCGATTTTGTATAATCTTCAAATCGACACCTTCATTAATATTATACTTGGCAGTTCTATCGACGAATTTGACCGGTTTGTAGACGATTGGAATAAGCTGGGCGGGAGCAGCACAACAGCGGAGGTAAACCAGTGGTATGCGGAAAGAGGTAGTAATCTGAAGTAG